The region AAGTCCATAAACTGTGGATGGCGGTGGGTAGCGATAGGTTTCTTTATAATTCTGCTGCGACACTGGCCATGCTCCTGAACGGTTGCAAACACGGACACGCTCTATGCATTGGTTGCACAGTCCTATGATGAGGAGATCATCTTCCTCAGTTAGGACTTTTTCGAGCTGCCAGTGTAGCTTTTGCCGCTCCCGAGGTGTAAGACGACAGCCAAAAATTGAGAACTTCAATCGTTCACCGTAACCCTCTATAGAGGCAGAGCGTCATTCGTTGAAGATGCAAGTTCAATAACACAGGCAAAGAGACACAATCCCTTGGCGTTCTTCTAGGGTTAGGGGCTGCAACACTCTCTAACGATTGTTCCGCCACTGAAAGCTGCGTTTCCATGCGGGCGATCGCGGGGGCAATTCCTGCAACGAGGCTGTTACATGGTTAAACACCTCCTCCATTACCGGCAGGGGCACTTGATCCTCGGCCTCCAAAAGAAGCGCCAGCCGCCGTCCCCCCTGTAGCTGTATGAAGTACACCTCCTGGTGAATCGGTCGTGGCACTGGCAAATAGCGCACTTCACCGCGCAGGCGCCGTCCCAAAATGCGTCGCTCAACGGGTGCGGATGGGGTGGTGGGGGAGCCCCCCAGTTGGGTAAAGCGTAGCCAATTGCGCAACTCCTGATCCGAGAGACCCCCCAGTACGTCATCTATTTTGGGTAGGCCAATGAGGCTCACCATTAACTCGTGCTCCCCGGGTACAGCATTGGCGGGATAAACCACAGTAACGCCATTCTCACCAAAAGCGGTGGGTGGCGAAAATGGAAGGGGTGTTTCAAAGGATAGCCCCAGCAGTTGATAGCGTTGGGACCCAGGGGCAACTGCCTCAATTGTCGGTTCACTTGCCTGCCCCATGAGCAGGGGAAACGCCCCCAAAAGGGTCAGACTACAACCAAGGATCAGCAGCAAACGCATAGACTCTCACACTAGGGAGATGATTGATGTCGTTGACGATAGGCAATGTATAGACCCTCTAGGAAGTCTTCGGCGCTCAGGGAGGGCCAGTGGGCGGGACAGGTGGGCAGCAACAGGGGTTCTAATTGTTGGCGCAGCTCTTGAGCCGCTTGATAACGACCCACAGGACTCAGGCGATCGCGACTGTTGAGGTAGTTCCGGACGAGAAGATAGTGTTCTGGGGTCATCTGTTCCCAATGAGCGAGCGATCGCAACTCCTGCACCCAAGCCGCCTCTGGTTGCCGAAGGGTTGTCCCTGGGGGTGCCAACCGCGTCGCCTGTTCATCTTGAATCACCAAGGTACCCGCTACCCTATCTCCTAGGCGTTTTTCTGATTGAGATAACGTCACCAGGAATGCCCCTATACCCAAAAAAGCAAAATCAATGGATTGCAGCAAACTGCGCAGCGTTGCCTCCCGCAAACCAATGGGGCGGCCATTATCCTGAACAACGCGAATTTCTGCGTATCGCTTGCCGGGGGTTTGTCCCTGCCAATAGGTTTCAAAGAAAATGTAATAGCCGTTGTAGAGAGCAAAGATCACCAATAGGTAAATGCCCAAACTCCAAGCTTGAATACTCTGACCACTGGCGGGTAGCACCTCAATCAGCCACGGGTAAAGCCCATAAAAATAGATATACCCTGCTGCCAGGGAAAAGAGGACAAGGGCAGTGTAGAGAATCACCTGATCAATGAGCCAAGCGAGAACACGGCTGCCGATTCCCCCGAGGGCAAAGTCCAATTCAATACTTTCGGGTGTGCGTAATGTAACCCGCCGCAACCAACGCAAGGGGTTGACCACTTCGGGCCGCACTTGAAACGCTGCTCCTTCATTGCGTACCCGCAGATCCCAGTAGAGAACTGCCTTGATCCCTTGCCACAGGGGCAGGAGCAAAACCCCTACGAAGAGGCCAGCAACGGGAATAATCACCACACTATTGATCACACTGCCCAGGAGATTGGCGGGAATGGTTGCGAGGGAAGCAACAAAAAACACCGTTAGAGTATGCCATACCTGTCCCTGCGTCAGTTGCCAACTGCGCCGAATGGATTTGAGGGGCGTACAGGCCGGTTCAAGAGCCAAGACCACATCAACGAGGGAAAGCCGCGCCATAACGTAGCTAATCACCAACAGCGCAAGGAGCACGAGCAACAGGATGCCGAGGAGAAAACTTAAAAAGAAGAGACCTCTTGCGGGTTCAGTTTGGATATTCTGCTCCAGCAATTGCACTAAAGGTGCTCCCAGCAAATAAAGTAGGTAGCCGATCGCCCCCAAGACCCCATAAACGAAAAGCAAAATAAAGCTGACCATCAGAGTGGCCAGCAGATAATTCCACATCTTGGGAAAAATGCAGCGGCGGGCTTCCGATTCCGATTCCTCAAGGGCAGTGAGAGCAGCATAGATACGGCGAGAAAGCAGGGCACCACTGGCCATCAGCCGTGTCCAACCAAAGAGATAAAAAGGCAAAGCGACAAGGATACCAATCCCTGCAAGCAAGAAAAACAGGGCAACATTATTGACTCCTCCAGCGAGAATCCCGCCAACAATCAGGGCCACAGCGACAATCAACATGGCCGCAATGGTGAGCAGCAAAAACCACCCATGGGCAAAAAGGCTCAAAAGAAAATAGCGGTTGCCCTGATGACGGTACAGTTCCAAAGCAATCGTGACCACATTGCCACTAGAGAGAGAATGGGGAAGCCGTCCTCGCTGCTGAAAAGGCCACATTCGCGATACCCAACCCATTGGAGATCGAGATGATCCTAACGTTTGTGCCTATCGGTCCCCGCGCCACCTTTGTAAAATTTGTTAACATTAGAACAATTTAATCCTTTTTTTTGGTTCATCGCCGTTTTTCTTCTGTTTTTGATGGCTGAGGTGTGGGCATTGACCCCTCTGGCCAGCTGAGATATGGGTTGCGTTTTGGCCAGTTCAAGGAGCACGTATGGCACTGTACGCAGAACTACATCGACATTTGGGTGGGTCAGTGGTACCGCGGATCCTTTGGCGGTATTTTCAGCGGAACGATCGCTCCCTAGCGGAGCGCTTTCCCGACTATGAGGAATTTGAAGCCTTTTATACTCGCCCCCGCCAATCCCTTGAAGAATACCTCGAACTCCACACCCTAGTGGAGAGTGTGCAAACGCCGCAAACCTTACCCTATTTCATTTTCCGTTTGATTCGCGGCGCCTATATTTTTGAAAATTTGGCCTACTTGGAGTTGCGCTATACCCCCTACCTGCGCACGGATCCGCAGCGATCCCAGAGCGATCGCATTGAGCAGATGGCAGACATTGTCAAAACCGTGGGTCTAGCTTGCCAAGTGCCCGAGTACCCGATTGTCACGAGCCAAATTCTCTGCATGCACACACGGCTACCCTACACTGTCAACCGTGCCATCGTTGATCTGGCGGCAAGTTTTCCTGAGTTTGTCTGTGGCATTGACTTGGCTGGGGGCGATAGTGTCTATGGCGATCGCCTGAGGGAATTTATTGACCTCTATGCCTATGCCCGCGATCGCGGCCTGAAAACCACGGGTCACCTCTACGAAACAGTGAATGGCTGCTATCCCGAATTGCTGCCCTACCTGCAACGCATTGGCCATGGCATTCAAATTCCGCTGCGCTACCCAGAGCTGCTCAAAGACGTCGCTGCAGCGGGTCAATGCCTTGAAGTGTGCCCCACCACCTATTTTCAAACGGGTACCCTTGAGAGCTACGAACAGTTGCGGCTGATTTTTGAACGCTGCTTTGAGGCAGGGGTGGATGTGGCCATTTGTACCGATAATGCCGGTCTGCATAATGTGCGGCTGCCCTTTGAGTACGAAAACTTGCTGACCTATGACATCCTGAACTTCAAGGAATTGCAAGCCTGTCAGGAAGCGGCTTTTCGCCATGCCTTTGCTTGGCCCCATCCTCAACCGCCGACCCTGCTCCTGAGTAACCTGCTTCAGAGCAATTCAGCTCAAACTGCCCTTGCCGGCTGCGGTATCCAGTAAGATAGGCTTATGAGCAAGATTGAACGCATTACAGGTCGCGGCCTGCCCCTGCGGGGCAACGATATTGATACTGATCGCATTATTCCAGCGCGGTTTCTCCGCTGCGTGACCTTTGATGGCCTCGGAGAGCACGTTTTTGCTGACGATCGCCAGTCGGGGCAGCACCCCTTTGACCTGCCTCAATACCAAGGGGCAAAGATTTTGGTGGTGAATGCCAACTTTGGTTGTGGCTCAAGTCGTGAGCACGCCCCCCAAGCGATCGCCCGTTGGGGCATTCAAGCAATTGTTGGCGAAAGCTTTGCTGAAATTTTTGCGGGGAACTGCTTAGCGATGGGGGTTCCCTGTCTGACAGCAGCCCCAGAACAGGTACAGGCGCTGCAAAGGCTCTTAGAGAACCAGCCCAGTACAGAACTGACCCTAGACCTGCAGACCCTGACCCTGAGGGCGGGGGATCAAGTGATTCCCCTAACCATGGCGGAAAGTAGCCGGCAAATGCTCATTTCTGGTCAATGGGATGCCTGTGGTCAGCTGTTGGCCCATCGTGACAAAATTCACGAAGTAGCAGCGCGACTACCCTATGTGCAGTGGGCTATTCGGTGATATACCCCCGACCACGCTTATGCTGACAGGCTAATCCATTGATACATTTCCATTGATACATTTGATACATTAGAGTCCGGCCTTCTCATTGACTCCTCATCAGGCGTTTCCTCAGCTTTGAGGGGGGATGCCCCACTGCTGATATTGACTGCCCCATGGGAAATTTAGCTAAAAACCCTCTTAAATGTGATCAATGTCACAGCAACCCCAGGCGAAACCGGCAAAGGTAGAAGTAAGCACACAATCTAGACCACCTGTAGAAGTGTCACGTTTTGTAAGGGTGTTTCTGCCCTAACTGAAGCTGAAGGCGGAAAATATTGAGATTTGCAGAGGGGATGATTTCTTGAGGGCTATTGAGACACAGGGGAAAGATAAAATGAGCGGCGGGCAACAGGAACGTCATGTCTTGATTTTGAATACGGTCGGTGGACGGCGGGCGATCGCCCTTGAGGCAGCGGCCTACTCCCTTGGGCGGGATGAGAGTAATGCCATTGTTATTGATTTTGAAACGGTTTCCCGCCAGCACGCTATTCTCCTGCGGGTACCTGTCCCCGGCACCACCAGCTATCGCTATCGCTTGGTGGATGGCAATGCCAATGGTAAACCCAGTACCAACGGCACTTTTGTCAATGGCAAGCGCATTAGCAGCCATGAATTGCAACATGGCGATGTCATTCTCTTTGGCCGTAAAGCCAAGGCCTCCTATCTCCTGCTCTCCATGGCGGATACGGAGTTTAGCCAATATCTGCAATCCATTGCTTTCCAAAG is a window of Thermosynechococcus vestitus BP-1 DNA encoding:
- the cas2 gene encoding CRISPR-associated endonuclease Cas2, encoding MEGYGERLKFSIFGCRLTPRERQKLHWQLEKVLTEEDDLLIIGLCNQCIERVRVCNRSGAWPVSQQNYKETYRYPPPSTVYGLLLSLVGEVKMDKHRGVKLALGIIVQQRALENCFD
- a CDS encoding RDD family protein, with translation MWPFQQRGRLPHSLSSGNVVTIALELYRHQGNRYFLLSLFAHGWFLLLTIAAMLIVAVALIVGGILAGGVNNVALFFLLAGIGILVALPFYLFGWTRLMASGALLSRRIYAALTALEESESEARRCIFPKMWNYLLATLMVSFILLFVYGVLGAIGYLLYLLGAPLVQLLEQNIQTEPARGLFFLSFLLGILLLVLLALLVISYVMARLSLVDVVLALEPACTPLKSIRRSWQLTQGQVWHTLTVFFVASLATIPANLLGSVINSVVIIPVAGLFVGVLLLPLWQGIKAVLYWDLRVRNEGAAFQVRPEVVNPLRWLRRVTLRTPESIELDFALGGIGSRVLAWLIDQVILYTALVLFSLAAGYIYFYGLYPWLIEVLPASGQSIQAWSLGIYLLVIFALYNGYYIFFETYWQGQTPGKRYAEIRVVQDNGRPIGLREATLRSLLQSIDFAFLGIGAFLVTLSQSEKRLGDRVAGTLVIQDEQATRLAPPGTTLRQPEAAWVQELRSLAHWEQMTPEHYLLVRNYLNSRDRLSPVGRYQAAQELRQQLEPLLLPTCPAHWPSLSAEDFLEGLYIAYRQRHQSSP
- a CDS encoding adenosine deaminase, which encodes MALYAELHRHLGGSVVPRILWRYFQRNDRSLAERFPDYEEFEAFYTRPRQSLEEYLELHTLVESVQTPQTLPYFIFRLIRGAYIFENLAYLELRYTPYLRTDPQRSQSDRIEQMADIVKTVGLACQVPEYPIVTSQILCMHTRLPYTVNRAIVDLAASFPEFVCGIDLAGGDSVYGDRLREFIDLYAYARDRGLKTTGHLYETVNGCYPELLPYLQRIGHGIQIPLRYPELLKDVAAAGQCLEVCPTTYFQTGTLESYEQLRLIFERCFEAGVDVAICTDNAGLHNVRLPFEYENLLTYDILNFKELQACQEAAFRHAFAWPHPQPPTLLLSNLLQSNSAQTALAGCGIQ
- the leuD gene encoding 3-isopropylmalate dehydratase small subunit — encoded protein: MSKIERITGRGLPLRGNDIDTDRIIPARFLRCVTFDGLGEHVFADDRQSGQHPFDLPQYQGAKILVVNANFGCGSSREHAPQAIARWGIQAIVGESFAEIFAGNCLAMGVPCLTAAPEQVQALQRLLENQPSTELTLDLQTLTLRAGDQVIPLTMAESSRQMLISGQWDACGQLLAHRDKIHEVAARLPYVQWAIR
- a CDS encoding FHA domain-containing protein, with translation MSGGQQERHVLILNTVGGRRAIALEAAAYSLGRDESNAIVIDFETVSRQHAILLRVPVPGTTSYRYRLVDGNANGKPSTNGTFVNGKRISSHELQHGDVILFGRKAKASYLLLSMADTEFSQYLQSIAFQSIKSDLRGAKETLVGMELSGELRRTPNRELVAAGATQLHPELEPAKDTLSSESDSEPKGNNKETLHEKESQGSKTNLVALGAIALVVVAIIAGAVWRAGFSANPPQGSPPATPTRN